In Sinorhizobium numidicum, the following proteins share a genomic window:
- a CDS encoding dihydrofolate reductase family protein, producing MSRKIVVTEYISLDGVIEDPVGMEKSGLGDWTGPFNRGPEGDKFKHDELSASDAILLGRVTYDAFAAVWPAVKDDTGFADRMNSLPKFVVSNTLKQAEWDNTTILSDNPTEQIRHLKEHSGGDILVYGSAALVHSLMPHGLIDEYNLMVYPTVLGRGKRLFPDGYVSKLTLVECRPLGSGIVLLRYGSEG from the coding sequence ATGTCGCGAAAGATCGTAGTCACCGAATATATTTCACTGGACGGTGTCATCGAAGACCCCGTGGGAATGGAAAAATCCGGACTGGGGGACTGGACAGGTCCGTTCAACCGCGGACCGGAAGGCGACAAATTCAAGCACGACGAACTTTCTGCAAGCGATGCGATCCTTCTCGGTCGGGTAACCTACGACGCGTTCGCAGCGGTGTGGCCTGCCGTGAAGGATGACACCGGCTTTGCGGACCGCATGAATAGCCTGCCCAAATTCGTGGTCTCCAACACGCTCAAACAGGCCGAATGGGACAACACGACGATTCTCTCGGACAACCCCACCGAACAGATCAGGCATCTGAAAGAGCACTCGGGCGGTGATATCCTTGTCTATGGCAGCGCCGCACTCGTCCATTCCTTGATGCCGCATGGCCTGATCGACGAGTACAACCTAATGGTTTATCCCACTGTCCTTGGTCGAGGTAAGCGGCTGTTCCCCGATGGATATGTGTCAAAGCTGACGCTCGTGGAATGCAGACCTCTGGGCTCCGGCATTGTCCTGCTCCGATATGGATCGGAGGGCTGA
- a CDS encoding DNA topoisomerase IB — protein MVSGTLGHSLVRDIERSQTIAVTDVPLAEKGLVYVSDTEPGIRRQRRGKGFIYRMPDGSILTDPAVKARIASLGLPPAYENVWICLDENGHLQATGYDARGRKQYRYHREWQALRSGDKFVQLVEFGKALPKIRRTVRRHMQGDADHIQTVLAALVALLDEAHLRTGSPAYVQANASYGATTLLKRHLKLRDGCIELKFTGKGGKRVQRRLRHPKLQQLLEEIADLPGRQLFVWKDESDTLRPIDSGRLNRYLAEIAGSAISAKTFRTWAGSVAAFTVARAALEKNERPTIKQMSEAAASVLHNTPAISRGSYIHPDIIALAGDCTVSVRQLRAPGSARRELRAEEARMLNFLERTARLRKRKQ, from the coding sequence ATGGTTAGCGGCACGCTCGGTCATTCGCTCGTCCGCGATATCGAGAGATCGCAGACGATAGCGGTGACCGATGTTCCGCTTGCGGAAAAGGGGCTCGTCTATGTTAGCGATACCGAGCCGGGCATCCGCCGCCAGCGCAGGGGCAAGGGTTTCATCTACCGCATGCCAGACGGCTCGATACTTACCGACCCCGCGGTAAAGGCCCGCATAGCGTCGCTGGGCCTGCCGCCAGCCTATGAGAATGTCTGGATCTGCCTGGACGAGAACGGCCACCTGCAGGCGACCGGCTACGATGCGCGAGGCCGAAAGCAATATCGCTACCACAGGGAATGGCAGGCGCTGCGAAGCGGCGACAAATTCGTTCAGTTGGTGGAATTCGGCAAGGCACTGCCGAAGATCCGCCGCACCGTACGACGCCATATGCAGGGCGATGCCGATCATATCCAGACAGTGCTCGCGGCTCTCGTGGCCTTGCTGGATGAAGCGCATTTGCGTACCGGCAGTCCGGCCTACGTTCAGGCAAATGCAAGCTATGGCGCGACGACCTTGCTCAAACGCCACCTCAAGTTGAGGGACGGCTGCATCGAACTCAAGTTTACCGGCAAGGGAGGCAAGCGCGTGCAGCGCCGCCTTCGGCACCCGAAATTGCAACAGCTGCTCGAGGAAATTGCCGATCTGCCCGGCCGACAGCTTTTCGTCTGGAAAGATGAAAGCGACACATTGCGGCCCATCGATTCAGGCCGGCTCAATCGTTATCTCGCAGAGATCGCCGGTTCTGCCATTTCCGCAAAGACATTCCGGACCTGGGCGGGCAGTGTCGCGGCCTTCACGGTTGCGCGTGCGGCGCTGGAAAAGAACGAGCGGCCGACGATCAAACAGATGTCCGAGGCGGCCGCTTCCGTCCTCCACAATACTCCGGCGATTTCCCGCGGGAGCTATATCCATCCGGATATCATCGCACTCGCCGGCGATTGCACCGTTTCGGTCAGGCAATTGCGGGCGCCCGGCTCCGCGCGCCGGGAGCTGCGTGCGGAGGAAGCGCGCATGCTCAACTTTCTTGAGCGCACGGCGCGCTTGCGAAAACGGAAGCAATGA
- a CDS encoding agmatinase family protein, whose amino-acid sequence MREPPIRQSRRAGPIRTPVRGQCHHPDFNMLDSQGWKALEAEEKLSGKGWGREKKWALDMGLPGSESLTDKSIPTFARGELPHFAGINTFLKAPYVENVRDVGKYDAAVLGIPFDSGTTYRPGTRFGPQGIRRISALYTPYNYEMGVDLREQMTLCDAGDVFTIPANLEKSFDQITRGVSHVFSSGALPIMLGGDHSIGFPCVRGIAECTSKRIGIIHFDRHIDIQERDLDERMHTTPWFWATNLPNVSPKNLVQLGIGGWQVPRDGVKVARERGTNVLTIDDIEKLGPEKTAEIALELAWKDADAVYISFDVDSIDCGFVPGTGWPEPGGFLPREALKILGLVAAEGLCGLEVVEVSPPYDTSDITALFGVRVVVEALGSMVAHGKLGAHKHLIDKPVSF is encoded by the coding sequence ATGCGTGAACCGCCAATCCGCCAATCCCGCCGCGCCGGCCCGATCCGCACACCCGTTCGCGGGCAATGTCACCACCCGGATTTCAACATGCTCGACAGCCAGGGCTGGAAAGCGCTCGAGGCGGAGGAGAAGCTCTCCGGCAAGGGTTGGGGCCGGGAGAAGAAATGGGCTCTGGACATGGGACTGCCGGGATCGGAGAGCCTGACGGATAAGTCGATCCCGACCTTCGCGCGTGGCGAGTTGCCGCATTTCGCCGGCATCAACACCTTCCTTAAGGCCCCCTATGTCGAAAATGTCCGCGACGTCGGCAAATATGACGCGGCCGTCCTCGGCATCCCCTTCGACAGCGGTACCACCTATCGTCCGGGGACGCGCTTCGGGCCGCAGGGCATCCGCCGCATTTCAGCGCTCTACACGCCCTACAACTACGAAATGGGCGTCGACCTGCGCGAGCAGATGACGCTTTGCGATGCCGGCGATGTCTTCACCATTCCGGCCAATCTCGAAAAAAGCTTCGATCAGATCACCCGCGGCGTCAGCCACGTCTTTTCTTCCGGGGCGCTGCCGATCATGCTCGGCGGCGACCATTCCATCGGCTTTCCCTGCGTGCGCGGCATTGCCGAATGCACCTCGAAGCGCATCGGCATTATTCATTTCGACCGCCATATCGACATCCAGGAAAGGGATCTCGATGAGCGCATGCACACCACGCCCTGGTTCTGGGCGACGAACCTGCCGAATGTCTCGCCGAAGAATCTCGTCCAGCTCGGCATCGGCGGCTGGCAGGTGCCGCGCGACGGCGTGAAGGTGGCGCGCGAGCGCGGCACCAATGTGCTGACGATCGACGACATCGAGAAACTGGGGCCGGAGAAGACCGCGGAGATCGCACTGGAACTCGCCTGGAAGGATGCTGACGCCGTCTATATTTCCTTCGACGTCGACAGCATCGATTGCGGCTTCGTTCCCGGCACTGGCTGGCCGGAACCGGGCGGCTTCCTGCCGCGCGAGGCGCTGAAGATCCTGGGTTTGGTCGCGGCGGAGGGGCTCTGCGGGCTCGAAGTGGTGGAAGTGAGCCCCCCCTACGACACCTCGGACATCACCGCGCTTTTCGGCGTGCGCGTCGTGGTGGAGGCGCTCGGTTCCATGGTGGCGCACGGCAAGCTCGGCGCGCACAAGCACCTTATCGATAAGCCGGTAAGCTTCTGA
- a CDS encoding DUF2934 domain-containing protein, giving the protein MDNDKEELIRRRAYAIWEQEGRPEGQHARHWEQASREMQGENNSASDNSASDRGENIESEGATHATSIPVTPASERKP; this is encoded by the coding sequence ATGGACAACGACAAGGAAGAGCTCATCAGGCGCAGGGCCTACGCGATCTGGGAACAGGAAGGCCGACCGGAGGGTCAGCACGCGCGACACTGGGAACAGGCGTCGCGGGAAATGCAGGGAGAAAACAATTCAGCTTCCGACAATTCAGCTTCCGATCGCGGCGAGAATATCGAGAGCGAGGGGGCAACACATGCAACCTCCATTCCCGTAACGCCTGCTTCGGAAAGAAAGCCGTAA
- a CDS encoding DUF6766 family protein, giving the protein MSFLRDNGLSITLSLMTAATIAGMLVAGVETFNHEASLHNGSPVTLVDYVFSGHFLSALFENWESEFLQMTAYVCLTAFLYQRGSAESKDPDAGDTEVDEGPRHRKEDPAVPWPIRRGRLVRTLYSYSLAIVLAALFVLSFVLHLYGSAAAANLEAMRHGEPSFDIWTRLADSEFWFECFQNWQSEFLSTLVLVVLSIFLRFRGSPESKPVAAPTAQTGK; this is encoded by the coding sequence ATGTCGTTCCTGCGAGATAACGGATTGTCTATTACGCTTTCTTTGATGACCGCCGCTACGATTGCGGGCATGCTCGTCGCCGGCGTGGAAACCTTCAATCACGAAGCATCATTGCATAATGGTTCCCCCGTAACCCTCGTCGATTACGTCTTTTCCGGCCATTTCCTTTCGGCTCTCTTTGAAAACTGGGAAAGCGAGTTCCTGCAGATGACTGCGTACGTCTGCCTGACGGCGTTCCTCTATCAGCGCGGCTCCGCCGAATCGAAGGACCCCGACGCCGGCGATACGGAAGTCGACGAAGGCCCGCGCCACCGGAAGGAAGACCCCGCGGTGCCGTGGCCGATCCGCCGAGGTCGCCTGGTGCGGACGCTCTATTCCTATTCGTTGGCCATCGTCCTTGCCGCTCTTTTCGTTTTATCTTTCGTTCTGCATCTTTATGGAAGTGCCGCTGCGGCCAACCTTGAAGCCATGCGCCACGGCGAGCCGTCCTTCGACATCTGGACACGACTGGCAGATTCGGAATTCTGGTTCGAATGCTTCCAGAACTGGCAGTCGGAATTTCTCTCGACCTTGGTGCTTGTCGTACTTTCCATTTTCCTGCGCTTCCGCGGATCACCGGAGTCAAAGCCGGTTGCTGCTCCTACCGCGCAAACCGGAAAGTAG
- a CDS encoding metal-dependent phosphohydrolase → MNSREALTRAIQIASVAHRDQTDKTGLPFIRHCERVAGGVEGDAGKTLAYLHDVVEKAPDWSLSRLAEEGFSAGIVAAVEAMTRREGEDDSGFVRRAASNQLARLVKRADLEDNLHQLQSVGGDASKYRRGLDILRDEFGCA, encoded by the coding sequence ATGAATTCGCGCGAGGCTCTGACCAGAGCCATCCAAATCGCCTCGGTTGCGCATCGCGATCAGACCGACAAGACTGGCTTACCTTTTATCCGACACTGTGAACGGGTTGCCGGAGGGGTTGAAGGCGACGCAGGAAAGACACTCGCCTACCTTCATGACGTGGTGGAAAAGGCGCCCGATTGGAGCTTGTCCCGGCTGGCCGAAGAAGGGTTCTCCGCCGGCATCGTGGCCGCGGTCGAGGCGATGACACGTCGTGAAGGCGAGGACGATAGCGGCTTTGTTCGCCGTGCTGCGTCCAATCAGCTCGCCCGACTGGTAAAGCGCGCTGACCTTGAAGACAATCTACACCAACTGCAAAGCGTGGGCGGGGACGCTTCGAAGTACCGGCGCGGACTCGACATCCTTCGGGATGAATTTGGCTGCGCCTAA
- a CDS encoding putative urea ABC transporter substrate-binding protein has protein sequence MRFGNGKFGIRALSAAALGLLCSLSILADRAQAEPKKEFNIAWTIYVGWMPWPYAADAGIVKKWADKYGITINVKQINDYVESINQYTAGSFDGVTATNMDGLTIPAAGGVDTTILIVGDFSNGNDGIVSKTAKTAAELKGQTINLVELSVSHYLLARALDSVGLAEKDVTIVNTSDADIVAAFKSPETSTVVTWNPLLAEVNAEPGSVPLFDSTKIPGEIIDTLMVNTEVLSDNPDFGKAIAGIWYETMSVLMDPGEKGKTARAAMGSMSGTDLAGFDAQLAATKLFSTPQEAVAFTESEDLVKTMDLVRTFSFDHGLLGDGAADKDVVGIAFPGERVLGSADNVKLRFDARYMRLAAEGSL, from the coding sequence ATGCGTTTTGGAAATGGCAAATTCGGTATTCGTGCCCTGTCGGCAGCGGCTCTCGGTCTTCTATGTTCACTCTCGATTCTGGCGGACCGAGCACAGGCGGAGCCGAAGAAAGAATTCAATATCGCCTGGACGATTTATGTCGGCTGGATGCCGTGGCCCTATGCCGCGGATGCCGGCATCGTCAAGAAATGGGCCGATAAATACGGCATCACCATCAACGTCAAACAGATCAATGACTACGTCGAGTCGATCAATCAATACACCGCCGGCAGCTTCGACGGGGTGACGGCGACGAACATGGATGGCCTGACCATCCCCGCAGCGGGCGGCGTCGACACGACAATTCTGATCGTCGGTGACTTTTCGAACGGTAATGACGGCATTGTTTCCAAGACGGCAAAGACGGCTGCGGAGCTGAAGGGCCAGACGATCAATCTCGTCGAACTGTCCGTCTCGCATTACCTGCTCGCCCGGGCGCTCGATAGCGTCGGTCTGGCGGAAAAGGACGTGACGATCGTCAATACGTCCGATGCCGACATCGTCGCCGCTTTCAAATCTCCGGAGACTTCGACCGTGGTGACCTGGAACCCGCTATTGGCCGAAGTCAATGCGGAACCCGGTTCCGTTCCGCTGTTCGACTCCACTAAAATTCCCGGAGAGATCATCGACACCTTGATGGTCAACACTGAGGTGCTGTCGGACAATCCCGACTTCGGCAAGGCCATTGCCGGCATCTGGTACGAGACCATGTCGGTCCTGATGGATCCGGGCGAAAAAGGCAAAACGGCGCGTGCCGCCATGGGCTCGATGTCAGGCACCGACCTCGCCGGTTTCGACGCCCAGCTTGCGGCCACGAAGCTGTTTTCGACGCCACAGGAGGCCGTCGCCTTCACCGAGAGCGAGGATCTCGTCAAGACCATGGATCTCGTGCGGACCTTCTCCTTCGATCACGGTCTGCTTGGCGACGGGGCGGCGGACAAGGACGTCGTCGGCATCGCTTTTCCGGGCGAACGGGTGCTGGGCTCCGCCGACAATGTGAAGTTGCGCTTCGACGCCAGGTACATGAGGCTTGCCGCCGAAGGCTCGCTCTGA
- a CDS encoding BON domain-containing protein: MPRHKGFGRNEIYDRSRERERYGAPYDYESERRRGRQRFGEDVEPRGADYESSMYPAGPRRSEWYGGAEDDYDRWNRERTGGDYYGSGYGYSGQHPYRDYPRGYGRERGFLERAGDEVASWFGDEEAERRRNMDQFRGKGPKGYTRSDSRIQEDVSDRLSDEGALDASDIEVSVVNGEVQLSGFVDSKWAKRRAEDCVEGVSGVTHVQNNIRVRTAGATGTERIF, translated from the coding sequence ATGCCAAGACATAAGGGCTTTGGCCGCAACGAAATCTACGACCGGTCCCGCGAACGGGAACGGTATGGCGCACCCTATGACTATGAATCCGAAAGGCGGCGGGGTCGCCAGCGGTTCGGCGAAGACGTCGAGCCGCGCGGCGCCGACTACGAAAGTTCCATGTATCCGGCAGGACCTCGCCGCTCGGAGTGGTACGGCGGAGCGGAAGATGACTATGACCGCTGGAACCGCGAACGCACCGGCGGCGATTACTATGGCTCCGGCTATGGTTACAGTGGACAACACCCCTATCGCGATTACCCCAGAGGCTATGGGCGGGAACGCGGTTTCCTTGAACGTGCCGGCGATGAAGTTGCCTCCTGGTTCGGTGACGAGGAGGCCGAGCGCAGGCGCAACATGGATCAATTTCGCGGCAAGGGTCCGAAGGGCTACACACGCTCCGATAGCCGTATCCAGGAAGACGTCAGCGACCGCCTCAGCGACGAGGGCGCCCTCGATGCTTCCGACATAGAGGTCTCCGTCGTGAACGGCGAGGTCCAGCTCAGCGGCTTCGTCGATTCGAAATGGGCCAAACGCCGCGCCGAGGATTGCGTGGAGGGTGTCTCCGGCGTCACCCATGTGCAAAACAACATTCGGGTCCGGACAGCCGGCGCCACGGGCACAGAGCGCATCTTCTGA
- a CDS encoding ABC transporter permease, with the protein MRRAINIVPGSGTRILLAFLPFLLIACLYVVASAERQAANPGDKLLPPIAQMATSVSRLASEPDRRSGNLTLWSDTAASLRRLAMGLGAAASIGLVLGLALGLLPMASAGLSPLVAVVSMIPPMAILPVLFIVFGLGELSKVVLIVIGITPFLVRDLAMTVAAIPREQMVKAQTLGASTWQIMLRVALPQTMPRLIEALRLSLGPAFLFLISAEAIAAESGLGYRIFLVRRYLAMDVILPYVAWITLLAYLFDWLLARIARRGFPWAYGQEAR; encoded by the coding sequence ATGCGACGCGCCATCAACATCGTCCCGGGATCGGGAACGCGTATCCTGCTCGCCTTTCTGCCCTTTCTGTTGATCGCCTGCCTTTATGTCGTCGCCTCGGCGGAGCGCCAGGCTGCCAATCCGGGCGACAAGCTTTTGCCGCCGATCGCCCAGATGGCGACAAGTGTCAGCCGGCTCGCGAGCGAACCTGATCGGCGATCCGGCAACCTGACCCTCTGGTCGGACACGGCGGCCAGCCTCCGGAGATTGGCTATGGGGCTCGGCGCTGCCGCCAGCATCGGCCTTGTGCTCGGACTGGCGCTCGGCTTGCTGCCTATGGCAAGTGCCGGACTATCGCCGCTCGTTGCCGTCGTCTCGATGATACCGCCGATGGCAATCCTGCCGGTCCTTTTCATTGTCTTCGGATTGGGCGAACTCTCCAAGGTCGTGCTGATCGTGATCGGCATCACGCCTTTTCTTGTCCGCGACCTCGCCATGACCGTCGCTGCCATCCCGCGAGAGCAGATGGTCAAGGCGCAAACGCTTGGCGCTTCCACATGGCAAATAATGCTGCGCGTGGCGCTGCCGCAGACCATGCCGCGGCTCATCGAAGCGCTGAGGCTCTCGCTCGGTCCGGCCTTCCTCTTCCTCATTTCAGCGGAAGCGATCGCTGCCGAAAGCGGCCTTGGCTACCGCATTTTCCTCGTCCGACGCTACCTCGCGATGGATGTGATCCTGCCATACGTCGCCTGGATTACCCTCCTCGCCTACCTGTTCGACTGGCTGCTGGCTCGGATCGCCCGCCGCGGTTTTCCCTGGGCCTATGGTCAGGAGGCACGCTGA
- a CDS encoding ABC transporter ATP-binding protein, giving the protein MSDIRVHNVWMEYGDQIVLENIALDIASGAFVSVVGPSGCGKSTFLRMILGQERPTRGTITLDGAALPHEPGPDRGVVFQRYSVFPHLNVLQNVLIAFEFAESPITAKLFGTRKKAAVEKAQALVEAVGLGEHAQKFPSALSGGQQQRLAIAQALARKPKVLLLDEPFGALDPGTRAQMHALIKPLWRELGMTVIMITHDLKEAFGLGTRLLAFDKPRIDPQAPERYGARIIYDLDLSRDGPVPVLGFSRPMKAREPPKEDRRSSPHA; this is encoded by the coding sequence ATGAGTGACATCCGCGTCCACAACGTCTGGATGGAATATGGCGATCAGATCGTGCTCGAAAACATCGCCCTCGACATCGCTTCCGGCGCCTTCGTCTCCGTAGTCGGGCCTTCGGGCTGCGGCAAATCCACCTTTCTCCGGATGATCCTTGGGCAGGAACGGCCGACACGCGGCACCATCACGCTCGATGGAGCGGCACTTCCGCACGAGCCGGGTCCGGATCGCGGCGTCGTCTTCCAGCGTTATTCCGTCTTTCCGCACCTGAACGTGCTCCAGAACGTGCTGATCGCCTTTGAGTTCGCCGAAAGCCCGATCACCGCCAAGCTGTTTGGAACGCGGAAGAAGGCGGCCGTCGAAAAGGCGCAGGCGCTCGTCGAGGCAGTTGGGCTCGGCGAACATGCGCAGAAATTTCCGAGCGCCCTGTCCGGAGGGCAGCAGCAGCGCCTGGCGATCGCCCAGGCACTGGCGAGGAAGCCCAAGGTGCTGCTGCTCGACGAGCCGTTCGGCGCGCTCGATCCCGGAACACGGGCTCAGATGCATGCGCTGATCAAGCCGCTCTGGCGTGAGCTCGGCATGACCGTGATCATGATCACCCACGATCTCAAGGAAGCCTTCGGCCTCGGCACGCGTCTTCTCGCCTTCGATAAGCCACGCATCGACCCGCAGGCGCCTGAGCGCTACGGCGCCCGCATCATTTACGACCTCGATCTCAGCCGCGACGGCCCGGTCCCCGTACTCGGATTTTCGAGGCCGATGAAAGCTAGAGAACCTCCTAAGGAAGATAGAAGGAGCAGCCCCCATGCGTGA
- a CDS encoding HupE/UreJ family protein, whose amino-acid sequence MNLRNLTTLAAVVATVPGQALAHTGGDHVHGAASGFLHPFSGLDHLVAMVAVGLIAARLGGPALWRLPLAFVSAMVFGAVMAKTGMNMPLTETAILASVIAFGATLIVNANVPVTLVVAGTAAFAFFHGFAHGVEGSAAAPFGYVLGFVCGTAILHAIGIAARWALLRYSGVATAALRIVGTLVTGVGIGLAYLA is encoded by the coding sequence ATGAACCTCAGAAATCTCACCACGCTTGCAGCCGTTGTCGCCACCGTTCCCGGCCAGGCTCTGGCGCATACCGGCGGCGACCATGTCCACGGAGCGGCAAGCGGCTTCCTCCACCCCTTCTCCGGCCTTGATCACCTCGTCGCCATGGTGGCCGTCGGGCTGATTGCCGCGCGCCTGGGTGGCCCCGCGCTCTGGCGGCTGCCGCTTGCTTTCGTCTCCGCCATGGTGTTCGGCGCTGTAATGGCCAAGACCGGCATGAACATGCCACTGACCGAAACGGCTATTCTCGCTTCAGTCATCGCTTTTGGCGCAACCCTGATCGTGAACGCGAATGTGCCTGTCACCCTTGTCGTCGCTGGAACCGCCGCCTTCGCCTTCTTTCATGGCTTTGCCCACGGGGTCGAGGGGTCGGCAGCCGCCCCATTCGGCTATGTCCTCGGTTTCGTCTGCGGTACGGCGATCCTGCACGCGATCGGCATTGCCGCACGATGGGCTCTGCTTCGATATAGCGGCGTCGCCACGGCGGCACTTCGCATCGTCGGAACTCTCGTCACCGGCGTCGGCATAGGACTGGCCTATCTCGCGTGA
- a CDS encoding aliphatic sulfonate ABC transporter substrate-binding protein, producing MIMRRQTLGLIGTAAAALAMPNVRTAHAAATILRIGWQKNGVLALAKRTGAIEKRLAARGVSVTWAEFTSGPPLLEALGLGAVDFGPTGDVPPLFAQAAGRNLLYVGAYRGPSSGSAILVRRDSPIRLLEDLKGKRVAFKRGSSAHNFIVKALRKAGLAITDVEAADLPPPDAAAAFKTGSIDAWAIWDPYYAVAEADPEARVLTTAEGIVDSWSFYFGNGAFTTENPEIIADVVDELAKTGARAQSHLDETIAALSEITGVPMEITKTILTRKGADLGRVYPVSDEAVTYQQALADEFFGLEIVPKKLTIADVVWRTKAS from the coding sequence ATGATTATGCGCAGACAAACCCTCGGACTTATCGGCACGGCAGCAGCGGCGCTTGCCATGCCGAATGTTCGGACAGCCCACGCAGCCGCCACCATCCTCCGGATAGGCTGGCAGAAAAACGGCGTCCTGGCACTTGCCAAGCGCACGGGCGCAATCGAGAAACGACTAGCGGCTCGAGGCGTCTCCGTCACTTGGGCGGAGTTCACCTCGGGTCCGCCGCTGCTTGAGGCGCTTGGTCTTGGCGCTGTCGATTTCGGACCGACGGGCGACGTGCCGCCGCTCTTTGCCCAGGCTGCCGGTCGCAATCTCTTGTATGTCGGCGCCTACAGAGGTCCGTCATCCGGCTCGGCGATCCTCGTTCGAAGGGACAGCCCGATCCGTTTGCTCGAAGACCTGAAAGGCAAGCGCGTTGCCTTCAAGCGCGGTTCGAGCGCCCATAATTTCATCGTCAAGGCGCTGCGCAAGGCCGGCCTCGCCATCACGGATGTGGAAGCTGCCGATCTGCCGCCACCAGATGCCGCCGCTGCGTTCAAGACCGGGAGCATCGATGCCTGGGCGATCTGGGATCCCTACTATGCGGTCGCCGAAGCGGATCCTGAGGCTCGTGTGCTGACGACGGCGGAAGGCATCGTCGATAGCTGGAGCTTCTATTTCGGCAATGGCGCCTTCACCACCGAAAACCCGGAGATCATAGCCGACGTCGTTGACGAATTGGCGAAGACCGGGGCGCGGGCGCAGTCGCATCTCGACGAGACTATCGCTGCCCTCTCGGAGATCACCGGCGTTCCCATGGAGATTACGAAGACGATTCTCACCCGCAAGGGCGCCGATCTTGGCCGGGTCTATCCTGTGAGCGACGAAGCGGTGACCTATCAACAGGCGCTTGCCGACGAATTCTTCGGGCTCGAAATCGTGCCCAAGAAGTTGACGATCGCCGACGTCGTCTGGCGCACGAAGGCGAGTTGA
- a CDS encoding CBS domain-containing protein, which produces MHVSEIMTRDVHLVSPNDTIAAVAREMADNDIGFLPVGDHDRLVGMITDRDIVVRGVAGGLDPQARVSDIMTTDVKYCFEDEEVDDVARNMGDVQVRRLPVVNRDKRLVGVVSLADAAREQPAVAGVGLKGITTPGGSHNQTEEND; this is translated from the coding sequence ATGCATGTATCGGAGATTATGACGAGAGACGTTCATCTCGTCAGCCCCAATGACACCATCGCAGCGGTTGCGCGGGAGATGGCAGACAACGACATCGGTTTCCTGCCGGTTGGAGACCATGACCGCCTCGTCGGCATGATTACTGACAGGGACATCGTGGTTCGCGGCGTTGCTGGCGGTCTCGATCCGCAGGCAAGGGTGTCAGACATCATGACAACCGATGTCAAATACTGCTTCGAGGACGAAGAAGTGGACGACGTAGCGCGCAATATGGGCGATGTGCAGGTTCGGCGCCTGCCAGTCGTCAATCGCGACAAGCGCTTGGTCGGCGTCGTGTCACTGGCGGACGCCGCACGCGAACAGCCAGCGGTTGCCGGCGTCGGTCTCAAGGGCATCACCACTCCAGGCGGTTCACATAATCAGACCGAAGAGAATGACTGA